From Mesomycoplasma dispar, a single genomic window includes:
- a CDS encoding N-acetylneuraminate lyase, which yields MEKYHGFFPALISPFDEKGKLMTENLEDILDFLINVQKVDGLYVTGSTGEFLLISVEERGKIYEIVAKKAKNKVTLIAQIGSLNLEEAIKLGKTAKKLGFDAISAITPFYYNFSFDEIKNYYEEIAKNVDLPMFIYYLPQLAGSKINIEQFGSILNLKNVIGCKFGSNDIFLFERLIKTYPEKIWMYAFDEAFGLAYLLGARGFIGSTYNTNAIKARKIINLAKKGDFLAFKNEIHIYNDYIQSLLEVGLMQTIKEIMKLYGVDAGYNRLPFKKINQEKLKKKALEIKEKFLD from the coding sequence ATGGAAAAATATCACGGGTTTTTCCCTGCATTAATTAGTCCTTTTGATGAAAAAGGTAAACTTATGACTGAAAATCTTGAGGATATTCTTGATTTTTTAATTAATGTCCAAAAAGTTGATGGTCTTTATGTCACTGGTTCAACGGGTGAATTTTTGCTAATATCTGTTGAAGAACGGGGAAAAATTTATGAAATTGTAGCCAAAAAGGCAAAAAATAAGGTAACATTAATCGCCCAAATTGGAAGTTTGAATCTTGAAGAAGCGATCAAACTTGGAAAAACAGCCAAAAAACTCGGTTTTGATGCAATCAGCGCAATCACACCTTTTTATTATAATTTTTCATTTGATGAAATTAAAAATTACTATGAAGAAATTGCAAAAAACGTTGATTTACCGATGTTTATTTATTATTTACCACAACTTGCAGGTTCAAAAATTAACATCGAACAATTTGGTAGTATTTTGAATCTTAAAAATGTTATCGGTTGCAAATTTGGTTCAAATGATATCTTTTTATTTGAAAGACTAATCAAAACTTATCCAGAAAAAATTTGAATGTATGCCTTTGATGAAGCATTTGGACTCGCCTACCTTTTAGGTGCGCGTGGATTTATCGGTTCAACTTATAATACAAACGCAATTAAGGCAAGAAAAATCATTAATTTAGCAAAAAAAGGCGATTTTTTAGCATTTAAAAACGAAATTCATATCTATAACGACTACATCCAGTCGCTTTTAGAAGTTGGTCTAATGCAAACAATTAAAGAAATTATGAAACTTTATGGCGTAGATGCAGGATATAATCGCCTTCCTTTTAAAAAAATTAATCAAGAAAAATTAAAGAAAAAAGCTCTTGAAATTAAAGAAAAGTTCTTAGACTAA
- a CDS encoding N-acetylmannosamine-6-phosphate 2-epimerase has translation MRLLKNSFIVSCQALEEEPLYGAKIMQKVMKAVLLGGADGIRTSQIENVKDFFELNQKAPLISLIKKLYVNSSVFITPTLAEMKELMQFDNQIIAIDATLRNRPAESLDEIVDFFHKNRKKNQYLLADCADYEDVENAIRLKFDYIAPTLRGYTETTQNRDNIENNYEFLRWMVKKARNTGVEVVAEGGFNEPQNVIDAFKIGAHSVVVGSMITRPHVITKFFVDKIRKEIG, from the coding sequence ATGCGTCTTTTAAAAAATAGTTTCATTGTCTCATGCCAGGCGCTCGAAGAAGAACCGCTCTATGGAGCAAAAATAATGCAAAAAGTGATGAAAGCTGTGCTTTTAGGCGGTGCTGACGGAATTAGAACTTCACAAATTGAAAATGTCAAAGATTTTTTTGAGTTAAACCAAAAAGCGCCTTTGATTTCTTTGATTAAAAAATTATACGTAAATTCAAGCGTTTTTATTACGCCAACTTTGGCTGAAATGAAAGAATTAATGCAATTTGATAATCAAATAATTGCAATTGATGCAACTTTGCGCAACAGACCAGCAGAAAGCCTTGATGAAATTGTTGATTTTTTCCATAAAAATCGAAAAAAAAACCAATATTTACTAGCAGATTGTGCCGATTATGAAGATGTTGAAAATGCAATTAGACTAAAATTCGATTATATCGCGCCAACTTTGCGTGGTTATACAGAAACCACGCAAAATCGTGATAATATTGAAAATAATTACGAATTTTTACGCTGAATGGTTAAAAAAGCACGTAATACTGGCGTTGAAGTTGTCGCTGAAGGCGGTTTTAATGAACCGCAAAATGTAATTGATGCTTTTAAAATTGGCGCGCATTCAGTCGTTGTTGGATCAATGATAACTCGTCCTCATGTCATCACTAAATTTTTTGTTGACAAAATTCGCAAAGAAATTGGCTAG
- a CDS encoding sodium:solute symporter family transporter — MPENKASFSVTDWIILAIYILSMLVLGLFFWYQEKNNKQKSTDSYLVAKAIKVPAIVIALSIWATGLSSLTFLGLPGLAFKTGWMWSVGQVAIILISPILIKWIIPFYRQISANTAYAYLQSRYNYLIRALSGGLFAVFHIVRIAIVLYIPALTLSLFVDLNIYLIVGIMAIVVILNTYLGGFKGVLWTDAIQGLVLLLGIICILIFGLAKTDWSQKDILQSVFNAGQWKISAASGGMFLLFLGKYVETIFSYTASQDIVQRYKTSKFISGTNKTIYINIILTIITIFVFFGVGSMLYSYYKSQGFNVDAKDAIDQIVGRENAANNQLLSFFIIKVLPAGLSGLIIAAIFAASQSTISSSMNSLVNVIVSDFIEPIRKFQKKPAIKDRKMLIISKILITFFGIQGMLVAFLLAFSGQTNLFELFLAIVGLFGVPIGAIFMLGILTRRTNSFGAVLGISVAFICALFLWIFTNKKLIPKNLVIEFASEYVALISFFLTNFFAYFGSIIFNFFNKKEKNLKNLTIWTKTPEFDKLIALEKQIAKNDFKLQKIAKKIAKNIPNLMPKWYKILIFGHPNYRENEVIKANQEFSVIEKLQNQKLVEYEKIKEKLAKNAN; from the coding sequence ATGCCTGAAAATAAAGCTAGTTTTTCCGTAACTGATTGAATTATTTTAGCAATTTATATACTTTCAATGTTAGTGCTTGGGTTATTTTTTTGGTATCAGGAAAAAAATAACAAGCAAAAAAGCACTGATTCTTATTTAGTGGCTAAAGCAATTAAAGTTCCAGCAATTGTTATTGCCCTTTCAATTTGGGCGACCGGACTTTCTTCACTTACTTTTTTAGGGCTTCCTGGTCTTGCTTTTAAAACAGGATGAATGTGATCTGTTGGACAGGTTGCAATTATTTTGATTAGCCCAATTTTAATTAAATGAATTATTCCCTTTTATCGTCAAATTAGCGCAAATACCGCTTATGCTTATCTCCAAAGTCGTTATAATTACCTAATTCGGGCTTTGAGTGGTGGCTTATTTGCTGTTTTTCATATCGTTCGCATTGCGATTGTTTTGTATATTCCCGCGCTTACATTGTCACTTTTTGTTGATTTGAATATCTATTTAATTGTCGGAATTATGGCGATAGTTGTGATTTTAAACACTTATTTAGGCGGTTTTAAAGGGGTTTTATGAACTGATGCAATTCAAGGTCTTGTTTTACTTTTAGGAATTATTTGCATTCTCATTTTTGGATTAGCAAAAACTGACTGGAGTCAAAAAGATATTCTACAATCAGTTTTTAATGCAGGTCAGTGAAAAATAAGTGCAGCTAGTGGCGGGATGTTTTTGCTTTTTTTAGGAAAATACGTTGAAACTATTTTTTCCTATACCGCATCTCAGGATATTGTTCAAAGATATAAAACTTCAAAATTTATTTCAGGAACTAACAAAACTATCTATATTAATATAATTTTGACCATTATCACAATTTTTGTCTTTTTTGGCGTTGGTTCAATGTTGTATAGTTACTATAAATCTCAAGGTTTTAATGTTGATGCCAAAGACGCAATTGACCAAATTGTTGGTCGCGAAAACGCGGCAAATAATCAACTTCTTTCTTTTTTTATCATAAAAGTTTTACCAGCAGGACTTTCAGGCTTGATTATTGCCGCGATTTTTGCCGCAAGTCAGTCGACAATTTCTTCTTCAATGAACTCGTTAGTTAATGTTATTGTCAGCGATTTTATTGAACCAATCCGTAAATTTCAGAAAAAACCAGCTATAAAAGACCGAAAAATGTTGATTATTTCAAAAATTTTAATCACATTTTTCGGAATTCAAGGAATGCTAGTCGCTTTTCTTTTAGCTTTTTCAGGTCAAACCAATTTATTCGAACTTTTTCTAGCGATAGTTGGACTTTTTGGCGTCCCAATTGGTGCGATTTTTATGTTAGGAATTCTGACTCGGAGAACAAATTCTTTTGGTGCTGTTCTCGGAATTAGTGTCGCTTTTATTTGCGCTTTGTTTCTATGAATTTTTACAAACAAAAAACTTATCCCTAAAAATTTAGTAATTGAATTTGCAAGCGAATATGTGGCGCTAATTTCCTTTTTTCTTACTAATTTTTTTGCCTATTTTGGTTCAATAATTTTCAATTTCTTTAATAAAAAAGAAAAAAATTTAAAAAATTTAACAATTTGGACAAAAACACCTGAATTTGATAAATTAATCGCATTAGAAAAGCAAATTGCCAAAAATGATTTCAAGTTACAAAAAATTGCCAAAAAAATTGCAAAAAATATTCCAAATTTAATGCCAAAATGGTATAAAATTTTAATTTTCGGACATCCTAACTATAGAGAAAATGAGGTAATTAAAGCAAATCAAGAATTCTCTGTAATCGAAAAATTGCAAAACCAAAAGTTAGTTGAATATGAAAAAATAAAAGAAAAATTAGCAAAAAACGCTAATTAA
- a CDS encoding nucleotidyltransferase: MAIAIIAEYNPFHNGHIYQLDYVKKNFPNDKIYIILSGNFTQRGEISLVNFETKSKIALKYGADFIIKLPFEFATQAAHIFAKGALKIINEHKIDKIIFGSESNDVDNLYHLANLWNDNQDAYNAFLKYALKLGYSFPRACAFALEEISGQKIVLPNDILGFEYIKQIVANNYPIRAYTLQRSEEYSEENPNAKIASATYLRQLINENKSISQFSPMKFQQPICSIANLYPEFQKIVRETPAEILAKTWLISEGIENLFKKHIEQPNFEKFLNAVNSRRYTNSRIKRAMLYILFKIEDPSKFDETKIELDCWKNQEF, encoded by the coding sequence ATGGCAATTGCAATTATCGCAGAATACAACCCTTTCCATAACGGGCATATTTATCAACTTGATTATGTTAAGAAAAACTTTCCTAATGATAAAATCTACATCATTTTAAGTGGAAATTTTACACAAAGAGGGGAAATTAGTCTTGTTAATTTTGAGACTAAAAGTAAAATTGCCCTTAAATATGGTGCTGATTTTATAATTAAACTTCCGTTTGAATTCGCAACGCAAGCTGCTCATATTTTTGCCAAAGGTGCACTTAAAATTATTAATGAACATAAAATTGATAAAATAATTTTCGGTTCTGAATCAAATGATGTCGATAATTTGTATCATCTTGCGAATTTGTGAAATGATAATCAAGATGCTTACAATGCTTTTTTGAAATATGCGCTTAAATTAGGCTATTCTTTTCCAAGAGCGTGCGCTTTTGCCCTTGAAGAAATTAGCGGACAAAAAATTGTTCTCCCAAATGACATTCTTGGTTTTGAGTATATCAAGCAAATAGTTGCAAATAATTATCCAATTCGTGCATATACTTTGCAAAGAAGTGAAGAATATAGTGAAGAAAATCCTAATGCAAAAATTGCATCTGCAACTTATTTACGGCAACTTATTAATGAAAATAAGTCAATTTCGCAATTTTCACCAATGAAATTTCAGCAGCCAATTTGTTCAATTGCCAATTTATACCCTGAATTTCAAAAGATTGTCAGAGAAACTCCAGCTGAAATACTTGCAAAAACTTGACTAATTAGTGAAGGAATTGAAAATTTATTCAAAAAACATATTGAACAGCCAAATTTTGAAAAATTTTTAAATGCGGTAAATTCCCGTCGGTACACGAATTCGCGAATTAAACGGGCAATGTTGTATATTTTGTTCAAAATTGAAGACCCAAGTAAATTTGATGAAACTAAAATTGAACTTGATTGCTGAAAAAATCAAGAATTTTAG